One window of Bacteroidota bacterium genomic DNA carries:
- a CDS encoding YebC/PmpR family DNA-binding transcriptional regulator, which yields MSGHNKWSTIKRKKGALDAKRSKIFSKIIKEIMIAIKEGGPEPDNNPRLRLAIQNAKGVNMPKDNIQRAINKAKDSSALNEVSFEGYAPNGVAIFIECLTDNNQRTVSAIRSTFSKRGGNLGVNGSLSFLFDRKGVITIPKGDIDLEDFELQVIDAGVEDIDVDEDAIVLTTSMEDFTKVQKKLEEMKIEPENAELRRIPNDLKKLDPAAGVKVLKLVDEFEDNDDVQNVYHNLDISDEIIKLYEIEEQ from the coding sequence ATGTCCGGACATAACAAGTGGTCGACGATAAAAAGGAAAAAAGGTGCATTAGATGCTAAACGATCAAAGATCTTTTCGAAGATCATCAAAGAAATAATGATTGCCATCAAAGAAGGAGGACCGGAACCTGACAATAATCCCAGGTTGAGGCTGGCCATCCAGAATGCCAAGGGTGTCAATATGCCCAAGGATAACATCCAGAGAGCCATCAATAAAGCAAAAGATTCATCTGCGCTCAATGAGGTCTCCTTCGAAGGATATGCTCCCAACGGAGTTGCCATATTCATCGAATGCCTGACCGACAATAACCAGCGTACGGTAAGTGCAATCCGTTCCACTTTCAGCAAAAGAGGCGGTAACCTTGGCGTAAATGGTTCTTTGAGTTTCCTTTTCGACAGAAAAGGGGTGATTACCATTCCCAAAGGGGACATTGACCTTGAAGATTTTGAACTTCAGGTGATAGATGCAGGTGTTGAAGATATTGACGTTGATGAAGACGCAATTGTGCTCACCACTTCTATGGAAGATTTCACCAAGGTTCAGAAGAAACTGGAAGAGATGAAAATTGAACCTGAAAATGCCGAACTGCGCCGTATACCTAATGACCTCAAAAAACTAGACCCGGCTGCCGGGGTTAAGGTGTTAAAACTTGTCGATGAGTTTGAAGATAATGATGATGTACAAAATGTATATCATAACCTCGACATTTCCGACGA